A window of Psychroflexus sp. ALD_RP9 contains these coding sequences:
- a CDS encoding universal stress protein, with the protein MNKILVPTDFSEQANNALKVSAQIAKQHDCEIYLLHLLDLPLDLIDPVNEGVGNDLPEALFFMKLAHKRFTETFEAFEKELEGIKVHETVEFNEAFEGILEISKKHDCDMIVMGSNGAEGLKEIFVGSNTEKVVRHADIPVLVVKESLDISKIKSISFASSLKSSQKSTFTKAINLAQSFNAQLKLVYINTPENFKTTRQINERFEAFTEDLNLDEIDFKIYTDKSIEEGIKNYSEDINANMISIGTHGRKGISHFFNGSLSENLVNHSKRPVVTFKI; encoded by the coding sequence ATGAATAAAATTTTAGTCCCAACAGATTTTTCTGAACAAGCCAATAATGCGTTAAAAGTTAGTGCTCAAATTGCTAAACAACATGATTGTGAAATTTACTTATTACACTTATTAGATTTACCATTAGATTTAATAGATCCCGTAAATGAAGGCGTTGGCAACGATTTACCTGAAGCTTTATTTTTTATGAAGCTGGCACACAAACGTTTTACAGAAACTTTTGAAGCTTTTGAGAAAGAACTTGAAGGTATAAAAGTTCATGAAACAGTTGAGTTTAATGAAGCCTTTGAAGGAATTTTAGAAATTTCTAAAAAACATGATTGCGATATGATTGTTATGGGCTCTAATGGCGCTGAGGGTTTAAAAGAAATATTTGTGGGTTCTAACACAGAAAAGGTTGTTAGGCATGCTGACATTCCAGTCTTAGTTGTAAAAGAAAGCTTAGACATATCAAAAATTAAAAGTATTTCATTCGCATCGAGTTTAAAATCTAGCCAAAAATCTACTTTTACCAAAGCCATTAATCTTGCGCAAAGTTTCAATGCTCAACTGAAGCTAGTTTACATCAATACACCAGAAAATTTTAAGACTACACGACAAATTAACGAACGTTTTGAAGCTTTTACAGAAGACTTAAACCTTGATGAGATTGATTTTAAGATTTATACAGACAAGTCTATTGAAGAAGGTATAAAAAATTACTCAGAAGACATTAATGCTAACATGATTAGTATTGGCACACACGGCAGAAAAGGAATTTCTCACTTCTTTAATGGCAGCCTTTCTGAAAATTTAGTTAACCATTCTAAACGACCTGTGGTTACATTTAAAATTTAA
- the der gene encoding ribosome biogenesis GTPase Der: MGIVAVVGRPNVGKSTFFNRLIKRREAIVDAVSGVTRDRHYGKSDWNGKEFTLIDTGGYVVGSDDVFEAEIDKQVELAIDEADVIVFVVDVTSGITPMDNEVAKLLRKHDKPVVLAVNKVDSNKARLDAVEFYNLGLGEIYCISAINGSGTGELLDQVVEALPEDVVDDFDELPKFAVVGRPNAGKSSFINALIGEDRYIVTDIAGTTRDAIDTRFNRFGFDFKLVDTAGIRRKAKVKEDLEFYSVMRSVRAIENSDVIILILDANRGFDSQVQNIFWLADKNRKGIVILVNKWDLIEKDTNTLKEYKAAIQARISPFIDVPIVFVSVLNKQRIYKAIETAVEVYKNRSKRIKTRELNDVLLPIIQNYPPPATKGKYVKIKFITQLPTPQPQFAFFCNLPQYVKEPYKRFLENKLREHFNFTGVPISVYMRKK; the protein is encoded by the coding sequence ATGGGAATTGTAGCAGTAGTAGGCCGACCAAATGTAGGCAAATCAACTTTTTTTAACCGCTTAATCAAAAGGCGTGAAGCCATTGTAGATGCTGTAAGTGGCGTTACAAGAGATCGGCATTACGGTAAATCTGACTGGAATGGAAAAGAATTTACCTTAATTGATACCGGCGGTTATGTGGTTGGTAGTGATGATGTTTTTGAAGCAGAAATCGATAAGCAAGTAGAACTCGCCATTGATGAAGCTGATGTAATTGTATTTGTAGTTGATGTTACTTCTGGGATTACTCCGATGGATAATGAAGTGGCAAAACTACTTCGAAAGCACGATAAACCAGTAGTTTTAGCGGTTAATAAAGTAGACTCTAACAAAGCACGCTTAGATGCAGTTGAATTTTACAACTTAGGCTTAGGTGAAATTTATTGTATTTCAGCAATTAATGGAAGCGGAACTGGTGAACTACTTGACCAAGTTGTTGAAGCTCTTCCTGAAGACGTTGTAGATGACTTTGATGAGTTGCCTAAATTTGCCGTTGTAGGTAGACCTAACGCTGGTAAATCTTCATTCATTAATGCTCTAATTGGCGAAGACCGCTACATTGTAACAGATATTGCTGGAACAACCCGTGATGCAATCGACACGCGATTTAATCGTTTTGGTTTCGACTTTAAATTAGTTGATACGGCTGGTATTAGACGTAAAGCTAAAGTAAAAGAAGATTTAGAATTTTACTCCGTTATGAGAAGTGTTCGTGCTATCGAGAACTCAGACGTAATTATTTTAATTTTAGATGCAAATCGCGGTTTTGATAGTCAAGTACAAAATATTTTTTGGCTAGCTGATAAAAACAGAAAAGGGATTGTAATTCTTGTTAATAAATGGGACTTAATAGAAAAGGATACTAACACATTGAAAGAGTACAAGGCAGCTATTCAAGCCCGTATTTCTCCCTTCATAGATGTACCAATTGTTTTTGTATCAGTATTAAATAAACAGCGTATTTATAAGGCTATAGAAACTGCTGTTGAAGTTTATAAAAACAGAAGTAAGCGCATAAAAACACGTGAACTTAATGACGTGTTACTTCCAATTATTCAAAATTATCCACCACCAGCAACAAAAGGTAAATATGTAAAGATCAAGTTTATAACGCAACTTCCAACTCCTCAGCCTCAATTTGCTTTTTTCTGTAATTTACCGCAATATGTTAAAGAACCTTACAAACGTTTTTTAGAAAATAAACTACGTGAGCATTTTAATTTTACAGGTGTTCCGATTTCCGTTTATATGCGAAAAAAGTAA
- the rimP gene encoding ribosome assembly cofactor RimP, which translates to MALDSSHIERLINNALEEHTHLFVVDFEISSQNHIKLVIDGDRDVSIQDCIALSRAVEHNLDREIEDFSLDVSSFGATSPLRLPRQFQKNINRKLEVKLKDQTIKADLVEVKDEIISLQWKAREPKPIGKGKHTVQKTKTIPLQDIIEAKVMINFNKK; encoded by the coding sequence ATGGCACTAGACTCTTCACATATAGAACGTTTAATTAATAACGCACTTGAGGAACATACGCATTTGTTTGTAGTAGATTTTGAGATATCTTCTCAAAACCACATTAAACTGGTTATTGATGGTGATCGAGACGTCTCAATACAAGATTGTATAGCTTTAAGTCGTGCTGTTGAGCACAATTTAGACCGTGAAATTGAAGATTTTTCACTAGATGTATCGTCATTTGGTGCTACTTCACCTTTGCGTTTGCCAAGGCAATTTCAAAAAAATATTAACCGTAAGCTAGAAGTAAAACTAAAAGATCAAACCATAAAAGCCGATTTGGTTGAGGTAAAAGATGAAATTATTTCTTTACAGTGGAAAGCAAGAGAGCCAAAACCAATTGGTAAAGGGAAACATACAGTTCAAAAAACTAAAACAATCCCATTACAAGATATAATTGAAGCAAAAGTGATGATAAATTTTAACAAAAAGTGA
- the infB gene encoding translation initiation factor IF-2, with protein sequence MAEAKQKRLNKVLKEFNISLDRAVEYLGSQGYEIEARPTTKISEDVYQVLFDKFETDKSKRVESKEVSEERKKEKEALRLAREKELLKKKEEEAKREAEATRKAAEAEKAKKAQEAQEAEAKAKKEAEEKEKQSNRTKLSGPKQVGKIDLDKSAKKPKPKTNKDQPKKSAQKPSQNNPSASKASEKTSKTESPKKDSEEKVEDVKHETQYTKLKGPNFTGQKIDLNQFKKTPKKKEDDKKSSNNSASKKRKRKRINKNAPNKSNFRDNRSKGGNKKKQVVKEEPSEADVQKQIRETLEKLQGKSNKGKGAKYRKDKRQQHRQRSQDETDQQELESKVLKVTEFVTVSEVASMMDVPVTKVISACMSLGMMVTMNQRLDAETLSVVAEEFGYEVEFVTAEIEAPVEDVEENEEDLEPRAPIVTVMGHVDHGKTSLLDYIRKENVIAGESGGITQHIGAYGVVLEGGQKIAFLDTPGHEAFTAMRARGAQVTDIAIIVIAADDDVKPQTKEAISHAQAAGVPIIFAINKVDLPTANVDKVKESLANMNLLVEDWGGKIQSQDISAKKGDGVKDLLEKVLLEAEILELKANPNRTAKGTVVEAFLDKGRGYVSTVLVQSGTLKVGDYVLAGTTSGKVKAIHDERGHKIKEAGPSTPVSLLGLDGAPQAGDTFQVMRDEREAKDIASKRTQLQREQSVRTQKHITLDEIGRRIALGDFKELNIILKADVDGSVEALTDSLQKLSTEEIQVNIIHKGVGAITESDVLLASASDAVIIGFNVRPAGNARMLADKEEIDIRSYSIIYDAINDIKDAMEGMLSPELKEEITGNAEVRETFKISKIGTIAGCMVTSGKIYRNSGIRLIRDGIVIYTGELASLKRFKDDVKEVSKGYDCGMQIKNYNDLKEGDVIEAYQEVEVKKKLK encoded by the coding sequence ATGGCTGAAGCAAAACAAAAAAGATTAAACAAGGTACTTAAAGAATTTAATATATCACTTGATAGAGCTGTCGAGTATTTAGGTTCTCAGGGTTACGAGATTGAGGCGCGTCCCACAACTAAGATATCTGAAGATGTTTATCAAGTTTTATTTGATAAATTTGAGACAGATAAATCTAAACGTGTTGAATCTAAAGAAGTAAGCGAAGAGCGCAAAAAAGAGAAAGAAGCACTTAGGCTCGCAAGAGAAAAAGAACTTCTAAAGAAAAAAGAAGAAGAAGCAAAGCGCGAAGCCGAAGCCACAAGAAAAGCTGCAGAAGCTGAAAAAGCCAAAAAGGCTCAAGAAGCTCAAGAAGCCGAAGCTAAAGCTAAAAAAGAGGCTGAGGAAAAAGAAAAACAGTCTAACAGAACAAAACTATCTGGACCAAAGCAAGTTGGTAAAATAGACTTAGACAAATCAGCCAAAAAGCCTAAGCCTAAAACAAATAAAGACCAGCCTAAAAAATCAGCTCAAAAACCAAGTCAAAATAATCCTTCAGCCTCAAAAGCTTCAGAAAAAACTTCAAAGACAGAATCACCAAAAAAAGATTCAGAAGAAAAAGTTGAAGATGTTAAGCATGAAACCCAGTATACAAAATTAAAAGGTCCTAATTTTACGGGTCAAAAAATTGATTTAAATCAGTTTAAAAAGACGCCTAAAAAGAAAGAAGATGATAAAAAATCTTCAAACAACTCAGCTTCAAAAAAACGTAAGCGTAAGCGTATCAACAAAAACGCACCTAATAAATCTAACTTTAGAGATAACAGATCTAAAGGTGGCAACAAGAAAAAACAAGTTGTAAAAGAAGAGCCATCTGAGGCCGATGTTCAAAAGCAAATTAGAGAAACACTTGAAAAGCTTCAAGGAAAATCTAATAAAGGTAAAGGTGCTAAATATAGAAAAGATAAACGTCAACAACACCGTCAGCGTTCACAAGATGAAACCGACCAACAAGAACTTGAAAGTAAAGTATTAAAGGTAACTGAATTTGTAACAGTTAGTGAAGTGGCTTCTATGATGGATGTTCCCGTAACTAAAGTTATTTCAGCTTGTATGTCACTTGGTATGATGGTTACAATGAACCAACGTCTTGATGCTGAAACACTTTCGGTTGTTGCAGAAGAATTTGGTTACGAAGTAGAGTTTGTAACTGCAGAAATTGAAGCACCTGTTGAAGATGTTGAAGAAAATGAAGAAGATCTTGAACCTCGTGCTCCTATTGTCACAGTAATGGGACACGTCGATCATGGTAAAACATCTTTATTAGATTATATTAGAAAAGAAAACGTTATCGCTGGCGAAAGTGGCGGAATTACACAACATATTGGTGCCTATGGTGTTGTTCTTGAAGGTGGTCAAAAAATAGCCTTTTTAGATACACCAGGTCACGAAGCCTTTACGGCTATGCGAGCAAGAGGTGCTCAAGTTACTGATATTGCTATTATTGTGATTGCTGCTGATGATGATGTAAAACCTCAAACCAAAGAGGCTATTTCTCACGCTCAAGCAGCTGGTGTGCCAATTATATTTGCAATAAACAAAGTCGATTTACCTACTGCCAATGTAGATAAGGTAAAAGAGTCCTTAGCAAATATGAACCTCTTAGTAGAAGATTGGGGCGGTAAAATTCAATCTCAAGACATTTCTGCCAAAAAAGGTGATGGCGTAAAAGACTTATTAGAAAAAGTATTATTAGAAGCTGAAATCTTAGAACTTAAAGCCAACCCTAACCGAACAGCAAAAGGTACAGTTGTTGAAGCATTCTTAGATAAAGGTAGAGGTTATGTCTCAACAGTCTTAGTTCAATCAGGAACGTTAAAAGTTGGAGACTATGTTTTAGCTGGTACCACAAGCGGTAAAGTAAAAGCAATTCATGACGAACGTGGTCATAAAATTAAAGAAGCTGGGCCATCAACACCTGTATCATTACTTGGTTTAGATGGAGCGCCACAAGCAGGTGACACCTTCCAGGTGATGCGAGATGAACGTGAAGCAAAAGATATTGCCTCTAAACGAACACAATTGCAACGTGAACAAAGTGTAAGAACACAAAAACACATTACACTTGATGAAATAGGAAGACGTATTGCGTTAGGAGACTTTAAAGAATTAAACATTATTCTAAAAGCCGATGTCGATGGCTCTGTTGAAGCTTTAACCGACAGCTTACAAAAATTATCTACTGAAGAAATACAAGTTAATATAATTCATAAAGGTGTTGGTGCTATTACTGAAAGTGATGTATTATTAGCTTCAGCATCCGATGCTGTAATTATTGGCTTTAATGTTAGACCAGCAGGAAATGCAAGAATGCTTGCTGATAAAGAAGAAATTGATATCCGCTCGTACTCAATTATTTACGATGCAATTAACGATATTAAAGATGCTATGGAAGGCATGCTGTCTCCAGAACTTAAAGAAGAAATAACTGGTAACGCTGAAGTTAGAGAAACATTTAAAATCTCTAAAATCGGTACAATCGCTGGTTGTATGGTAACTTCTGGTAAAATTTACAGAAATTCTGGTATTAGATTAATTCGTGATGGAATTGTAATCTACACAGGCGAACTAGCATCATTAAAACGCTTTAAAGATGATGTGAAAGAAGTTTCTAAAGGCTACGATTGTGGTATGCAGATAAAAAATTACAACGACCTAAAAGAAGGCGATGTTATTGAGGCTTACCAAGAAGTTGAAGTCAAAAAGAAATTGAAATAA
- a CDS encoding universal stress protein, translating into MNVLLLTDFSSTANHAMKYTSILLRDKAAKITLMHVKKPCSGDSCSGKCNTIFESKLNKDLRFLKGKNNPLHQLNTYFVEGQYLDSIRDFVRSQDIDLIIVGNSHQHQIEDDLDLDKKTVDVITKVNCPVLLVSKNTSLKSPKKLLLPTDFSINVEHKVFSVLSEIYDFSEKNIDLLSVQNNRELTQIQLTTKQKINEVLSNIGIQKISENHISSAKKCASVGYDTIVMLAKNLSVFNLVFSTKINSAKQICHNNLPMLFLHG; encoded by the coding sequence ATGAATGTTTTATTATTAACCGACTTTTCAAGCACTGCAAATCACGCGATGAAGTACACAAGTATTCTTTTGCGTGATAAGGCTGCGAAAATTACGTTAATGCACGTTAAAAAGCCGTGTTCTGGAGATTCTTGCTCCGGAAAATGCAATACAATTTTTGAGTCTAAACTCAATAAAGATTTAAGGTTTCTTAAAGGTAAAAACAATCCATTACATCAATTAAATACCTATTTTGTTGAAGGTCAATACCTTGATAGTATTCGTGATTTCGTTAGAAGCCAAGATATTGATTTAATTATTGTTGGTAATAGCCATCAACACCAAATCGAAGACGATTTAGACTTAGATAAAAAAACAGTTGATGTTATTACTAAGGTTAATTGTCCTGTTTTATTGGTATCTAAAAATACAAGCTTAAAATCACCTAAAAAGCTATTGCTTCCAACAGATTTTTCTATTAATGTTGAGCATAAAGTATTTTCTGTGTTAAGTGAAATTTATGATTTTTCAGAGAAAAATATAGACTTGCTTTCAGTGCAAAATAATCGTGAATTAACACAAATACAATTAACTACTAAGCAAAAAATCAACGAAGTATTATCTAACATCGGTATTCAAAAAATTTCAGAAAACCATATCTCTTCTGCTAAAAAGTGCGCCAGTGTTGGTTACGATACTATCGTGATGTTAGCCAAAAATTTAAGTGTCTTCAACCTGGTTTTTTCGACAAAAATCAATTCAGCAAAACAAATTTGCCACAACAATTTACCAATGTTGTTTTTACATGGCTAA
- the nusA gene encoding transcription termination factor NusA, whose amino-acid sequence MENIDLINSFSEFKDDKLIDRVTLMAILEDVFRNALKKKYGEDDNFDIIINPDKGDLEIWRNRIVVNDGEVEDENKEISLSEAQKIEPDFEVGEDVSEEVKLFQLGRRAILALRQNLISKINEHDSTNTYKHFKELIGEIYSAEVHHVRRNVVILLDDEGNELVIPKDHQIPSDFYRKGDNIRGVIEHVELKGNKPSIILSRTSPKFLEKLFEQEIPEVFDGLINVKDAVRVPGEKAKVAVDTYDDRIDPVGACVGMKGSRIHGIVRELGNENIDVINYTTNPRLYIQRSLSPAKIVDIKLNEDKKYAEVILKPEEVSKAIGRGGHNIRLACKLTGYDIEVFRDDVQDEDVELSEFSDEIEDWVIAEFSRIGLDTAKSILELEVDDLLKRTDLEEETILNVIKILKEEFEE is encoded by the coding sequence ATGGAGAATATCGATTTAATTAACTCGTTTTCTGAGTTCAAAGACGATAAATTAATAGACAGAGTTACATTAATGGCTATACTTGAAGATGTGTTTAGAAACGCACTGAAAAAAAAGTATGGTGAAGACGATAACTTCGATATTATTATAAATCCAGACAAAGGAGACCTTGAAATATGGAGAAACCGTATCGTTGTGAATGACGGTGAAGTTGAAGATGAAAACAAAGAAATATCACTTTCCGAGGCACAAAAAATCGAACCAGACTTTGAAGTTGGAGAAGATGTTTCTGAAGAAGTTAAATTATTTCAACTCGGTCGAAGAGCAATTTTAGCTTTGCGTCAAAATTTAATTTCTAAAATTAATGAGCATGATAGCACAAATACTTACAAGCACTTTAAAGAACTAATAGGTGAGATCTATTCAGCAGAAGTTCATCATGTTAGACGTAATGTAGTTATTTTACTCGATGATGAAGGTAATGAGTTGGTGATTCCTAAAGATCATCAAATTCCTTCAGATTTTTATAGAAAAGGAGATAACATTCGAGGTGTTATAGAGCATGTAGAGCTTAAGGGTAATAAGCCTTCAATTATTTTATCTAGAACTTCACCTAAATTTTTAGAAAAATTATTCGAACAAGAAATTCCTGAGGTTTTTGATGGTTTAATTAATGTTAAAGATGCTGTACGCGTGCCAGGCGAAAAGGCAAAGGTTGCAGTAGATACTTATGACGATAGAATTGATCCTGTAGGTGCTTGTGTAGGTATGAAAGGTTCTAGAATTCACGGAATTGTCAGAGAACTCGGTAATGAAAATATAGATGTAATTAATTACACCACTAATCCGAGACTCTACATACAACGCTCTTTAAGTCCTGCTAAAATAGTAGATATTAAACTTAATGAAGATAAAAAATACGCTGAGGTTATTTTAAAACCAGAAGAAGTCTCTAAAGCTATTGGTCGCGGTGGACACAATATTAGATTAGCTTGTAAATTAACAGGTTATGATATTGAAGTTTTCAGAGATGATGTTCAGGATGAAGATGTTGAGTTATCTGAATTTTCAGACGAAATCGAAGATTGGGTTATTGCCGAATTTTCAAGAATTGGCCTTGATACAGCCAAAAGTATACTAGAACTAGAAGTCGACGATTTGTTAAAAAGAACTGACTTAGAAGAAGAAACGATTTTAAACGTAATCAAAATTTTAAAAGAAGAGTTTGAAGAATAA
- the era gene encoding GTPase Era: MKHKAGFVNIIGNPNVGKSTLMNAILGEKLSIITNKAQTTRHRILGILSDDDYQMVFSDTPGIIKPAYSLQESMMDFVKSAFQDADVLIYLVETGEKALKNEDFFIKLQNSDIPVILLLNKIDLNNQEFVEDQIEYWKQQLPNAEVYAISALNNFGVDNLKSRLIELLPESPAFYPKDQLTDKPERFFVNEKIRERILVHYKKEIPYSVEVETEAFEESNKIIKIRSIIMVERDSQRGIIIGHQGKGIKRIGTEARKDLEKFFDKKIHLELYVKVNKNWRSNPNQLKRFGYDNSSN, encoded by the coding sequence ATGAAACATAAAGCAGGATTTGTAAACATAATTGGTAATCCCAATGTTGGTAAATCAACATTAATGAATGCTATTCTTGGTGAAAAATTATCAATTATCACCAACAAAGCACAAACTACACGTCACCGAATTTTAGGTATTTTAAGTGATGATGATTACCAAATGGTATTTAGTGATACTCCAGGAATTATTAAACCGGCTTACAGTTTGCAAGAGTCGATGATGGATTTTGTGAAATCAGCATTTCAAGATGCTGATGTACTGATTTATCTCGTCGAAACAGGTGAAAAAGCTTTAAAAAATGAAGATTTTTTTATAAAACTTCAAAATTCAGATATTCCAGTCATTTTATTATTAAACAAAATTGATTTAAACAATCAAGAATTTGTTGAAGATCAAATTGAGTATTGGAAACAACAATTACCAAATGCTGAGGTATATGCCATTTCAGCCTTAAATAATTTCGGTGTCGATAACCTTAAGTCTAGATTAATTGAGTTGCTTCCCGAATCTCCTGCATTTTATCCCAAAGACCAACTTACAGATAAACCTGAACGCTTTTTTGTTAACGAAAAAATTAGAGAACGCATTTTAGTTCATTATAAAAAAGAAATACCTTACAGTGTCGAAGTTGAAACTGAAGCCTTCGAAGAATCTAATAAAATTATCAAGATCAGAAGTATTATTATGGTCGAGCGCGATTCACAACGCGGTATAATTATAGGTCATCAAGGTAAAGGAATTAAGCGTATTGGCACTGAAGCTCGAAAAGACTTAGAGAAATTCTTTGATAAAAAAATACATCTTGAGTTATATGTAAAAGTCAATAAAAACTGGCGTAGTAATCCTAATCAACTCAAACGCTTTGGTTACGATAATTCTTCTAACTAA
- a CDS encoding helix-turn-helix transcriptional regulator: MEGKIKNHIKVWRAKKDMTQADLAKAIGSSRQAINAIEKGKYVPSTLLALKIAEVFTTTVEEIFEIEQ, from the coding sequence ATGGAAGGTAAAATTAAGAACCATATTAAAGTTTGGCGCGCTAAAAAAGATATGACACAAGCTGACTTAGCTAAAGCTATTGGAAGTAGTCGTCAAGCAATTAATGCTATTGAAAAAGGAAAGTATGTACCTTCAACTTTATTAGCATTAAAAATAGCTGAAGTGTTTACAACCACTGTTGAAGAAATTTTTGAAATCGAGCAATAG
- a CDS encoding response regulator: MSKKILLIEDDQTVRENTAEILELSDYTVETAQNGEIGITKVEGFMPDIIVCDIMMPKVDGYDVLKAVSNNPKTQAIPFIFLSAKTDHKDIRKGMDLGADDYLTKPFEEDELISAIESRLAKTKILQSQNSANNNLQSFEALKEKIKDFELKVYQAGEHIYEAGQTANKVYLIEHGVVKTHQIEENGKELTTALFRDDNFFGHISFTKTTNFIENATALEKTKLYEISLDDFKNFFVQSPQVMFEFIDTLGDSLNETKTQLLEMAYSSVKKKTAQTILLFAERLKKNKLKQIRISRADLAAVAGIASESLIRTLSTFKKEGIIDVEGRNIKINDFEALKNIS, translated from the coding sequence ATGAGTAAAAAAATACTTTTAATTGAAGACGACCAAACAGTTAGAGAGAACACAGCTGAAATTTTAGAGCTCTCAGACTATACAGTAGAAACAGCACAAAATGGCGAAATTGGCATAACAAAAGTTGAAGGCTTTATGCCAGATATTATTGTATGCGATATCATGATGCCAAAAGTTGATGGTTATGACGTTTTAAAGGCAGTAAGCAACAACCCTAAAACACAAGCTATACCTTTTATTTTTCTATCTGCAAAAACCGATCATAAAGATATTAGAAAAGGTATGGATCTTGGTGCCGATGATTATTTAACTAAACCTTTCGAAGAAGACGAACTTATTAGCGCTATAGAAAGCCGTTTAGCTAAAACTAAAATCTTACAATCACAAAATTCAGCTAACAATAACTTACAATCTTTTGAGGCTCTCAAAGAAAAAATAAAAGATTTTGAACTTAAAGTTTATCAAGCTGGCGAACATATTTATGAGGCAGGACAAACAGCTAATAAAGTATACTTGATTGAGCATGGCGTTGTAAAAACACATCAAATTGAAGAAAATGGTAAAGAATTAACAACAGCTCTTTTTAGAGATGATAACTTCTTTGGGCACATTAGCTTTACCAAAACCACTAATTTTATAGAGAATGCAACCGCTTTAGAAAAAACCAAACTCTACGAAATATCACTAGACGACTTTAAAAATTTCTTTGTTCAGAGCCCGCAAGTTATGTTTGAGTTTATTGACACTCTAGGTGACTCACTTAATGAAACTAAAACACAACTGTTAGAAATGGCATACAGTTCTGTTAAAAAGAAAACAGCACAAACTATTTTGCTGTTTGCTGAGCGTTTAAAGAAAAATAAACTGAAACAAATAAGAATCTCAAGAGCAGATTTAGCAGCAGTAGCTGGTATAGCTTCAGAAAGTTTAATTAGAACCTTGTCTACATTTAAAAAAGAAGGCATTATAGATGTTGAAGGCAGAAATATTAAAATTAACGATTTTGAAGCGCTTAAAAATATCTCCTAA